One Natrinema halophilum genomic window carries:
- a CDS encoding 50S ribosomal protein L32e yields MADDERPNDEETAADEPQELEEISGVGESKADALREAGFESIEDVKEADQSELADAEGIGNALAARIKADVGDLEVSEETEAEIEDEGVEEEEPAEDVETELQARGLTEKTPDLSEDEQRLLSRRQSEGNPQFNRQDYHKKKRTPESWRRPRGQLSKQRRGVKGKGPKVQAGYRTPEAVRGKHPSGFEEVYVENVDDLEGVDSDREAVRIASAVGARKRERIEEEAEEQGVRVLNPTYEEVEVESND; encoded by the coding sequence ATGGCAGACGACGAACGACCGAACGACGAGGAGACGGCTGCGGACGAACCGCAGGAACTCGAGGAAATAAGCGGTGTCGGGGAGAGCAAGGCCGACGCGCTCCGCGAGGCCGGTTTCGAGTCCATCGAAGACGTCAAAGAAGCCGATCAATCCGAACTGGCCGATGCCGAAGGCATCGGGAACGCGCTCGCAGCGCGTATCAAAGCGGACGTCGGCGACCTCGAGGTTAGCGAAGAGACCGAAGCCGAAATCGAAGACGAGGGCGTCGAGGAAGAAGAGCCAGCCGAAGACGTCGAGACGGAACTGCAGGCCCGCGGACTTACCGAGAAGACACCCGACCTCTCCGAGGACGAGCAGCGACTGCTCAGCCGCCGGCAGAGCGAGGGCAACCCGCAGTTCAATCGGCAGGATTACCACAAGAAAAAGCGGACGCCGGAATCCTGGCGTCGACCGCGCGGCCAACTGTCCAAACAGCGCCGCGGCGTCAAGGGCAAGGGCCCGAAAGTTCAGGCCGGCTACCGCACGCCGGAGGCCGTCCGAGGCAAACACCCAAGCGGCTTCGAGGAAGTGTACGTCGAGAACGTAGACGACCTCGAGGGCGTCGACAGCGACCGTGAGGCGGTTCGAATCGCTTCTGCGGTCGGCGCGCGAAAGCGCGAACGGATCGAGGAGGAAGCCGAAGAACAGGGCGTCCGCGTCCTGAACCCGACCTACGAAGAAGTCGAGGTGGAATCAAATGACTGA
- a CDS encoding 50S ribosomal protein L19e, with protein sequence MTDLSAQKRLAADVLDVGKNRVWLDPDAQGDIAEAITRDEIRELVDEGRIQADDPSGNSRGRARERNEKRSYGHQNGHGKRRGKKGARKNEKDEWQNKIRAQRRKLRELRDKGELTPTQYRELYKKAGGGEFRSVRYLLNYIDDNYGNQ encoded by the coding sequence ATGACTGATCTCTCAGCACAGAAGCGACTGGCTGCCGACGTCCTCGACGTCGGGAAGAATCGCGTCTGGCTCGATCCCGACGCGCAAGGCGACATCGCCGAGGCGATCACTCGAGACGAAATCCGCGAACTCGTCGACGAGGGTCGCATTCAGGCCGACGATCCCAGCGGCAATTCCCGGGGTCGTGCACGCGAGCGCAACGAAAAGCGCTCCTACGGCCACCAGAACGGCCACGGAAAGCGCCGCGGCAAGAAAGGCGCACGCAAAAACGAGAAAGACGAGTGGCAGAACAAGATTCGCGCACAGCGCCGGAAGCTGCGCGAACTCCGCGACAAGGGCGAACTGACGCCCACGCAGTACCGCGAGCTCTACAAGAAGGCTGGCGGCGGGGAGTTCCGAAGCGTCCGGTACCTGTTGAACTACATCGACGACAACTACGGTAACCAATAA
- a CDS encoding 50S ribosomal protein L18, giving the protein MATGPRYKVPMRRRREVRTDYHQRLRLLKSGKPRLVARKSNKHTTAQLITPGPQGDETLASAHSSDLEEYGWDAPTSNISAAYLTGLLAGTRAVDAGLEEAVLDIGLNTATPGNKVFAVQEGAIDAGLEIPHNDSVLADWSRTRGEHIAEYAEQLDEPLYSGDFDATELPEHFDDVREAILE; this is encoded by the coding sequence ATGGCGACAGGACCACGATACAAAGTACCGATGCGGCGTCGCCGTGAGGTCCGAACGGACTACCATCAGAGGTTGCGCCTGCTGAAATCGGGCAAGCCCCGCCTCGTTGCTCGCAAGAGCAACAAGCACACTACGGCGCAGCTGATCACTCCCGGACCTCAGGGAGACGAGACGCTTGCGAGTGCACACTCGAGCGATCTCGAAGAGTACGGCTGGGACGCTCCCACGAGTAACATTTCCGCGGCCTACCTGACCGGCCTGCTGGCCGGCACGCGGGCTGTCGACGCCGGTCTCGAGGAGGCAGTTCTCGACATCGGCCTCAATACGGCGACACCCGGGAACAAAGTGTTCGCGGTACAGGAGGGAGCGATCGACGCCGGTCTCGAGATTCCGCACAACGATAGCGTGCTGGCGGACTGGTCGCGTACACGCGGCGAACACATCGCCGAGTACGCCGAACAACTCGATGAACCGCTGTACAGCGGTGACTTCGACGCAACTGAACTGCCCGAACACTTCGACGACGTACGAGAGGCGATTCTCGAATGA
- a CDS encoding 30S ribosomal protein S5, whose protein sequence is MSGNNYNDDGWQPVTRLGRQVQEGEIDDMETALNSGLPLKEPELVDQLLPGLEDEVLDINMVQRMTDSGRRVKFRCVVTVGNRDGFVGYAEGRDDQVGSAIQKAIGIAKLNMIQVPRGSGSWEDRSDRPHSLTRRTTGKAGSVEVEVIPAPEGLGLAASDTVRAVLELAGIENAWTKSHGNTRTTVNLAKATFNALENASQSRQPRRNRGGREEPEVADQ, encoded by the coding sequence ATGAGTGGAAACAACTACAACGACGACGGCTGGCAGCCCGTCACCCGTCTCGGCCGGCAGGTCCAGGAGGGCGAGATCGACGACATGGAGACCGCCCTCAACTCTGGCCTCCCACTGAAAGAACCCGAACTCGTCGACCAGCTCCTTCCGGGGCTGGAAGACGAGGTGCTGGACATCAACATGGTCCAGCGAATGACCGACTCCGGACGACGCGTGAAGTTCCGCTGCGTCGTCACCGTCGGCAACCGCGATGGGTTCGTCGGCTACGCCGAGGGTCGAGATGACCAGGTCGGGTCTGCTATCCAGAAGGCGATCGGTATCGCGAAACTGAACATGATCCAGGTTCCCCGCGGCTCGGGATCCTGGGAGGACCGCTCGGACCGGCCCCACTCGCTGACTCGACGGACGACCGGCAAGGCCGGCTCCGTCGAGGTCGAGGTCATCCCGGCCCCCGAAGGACTCGGTCTGGCCGCGAGCGACACCGTCCGCGCCGTCCTCGAACTGGCCGGCATCGAAAACGCCTGGACCAAGAGCCACGGAAACACTCGAACGACGGTCAACCTCGCGAAAGCGACGTTCAACGCGCTCGAGAACGCTTCCCAGTCGCGACAGCCGCGACGGAACCGTGGCGGCCGAGAGGAACCTGAGGTGGCCGATCAATGA
- a CDS encoding 50S ribosomal protein L30 produces the protein MKAIVQVRGEVNRQEDVEDTLSMLNVHSVNHCTLVPETDAYEGMIAKVNDYVAHGEPSTDVLETLLEKRAEPLEGNQSDVNEEWLVENTEYDDFGELAEALVDEETTLRDEGLSPTLRLHPPRGGHEGIKKPTIEGGQLGKHTTGEINDLLESMR, from the coding sequence ATGAAGGCCATCGTCCAGGTTCGCGGCGAAGTGAACCGACAGGAAGACGTCGAAGACACCCTGTCGATGCTCAACGTCCACAGCGTCAACCACTGCACGCTCGTTCCCGAAACCGACGCGTACGAGGGAATGATCGCGAAGGTCAACGACTACGTCGCCCACGGCGAGCCGAGCACGGACGTCCTCGAGACGCTCCTCGAAAAGCGCGCAGAGCCCCTCGAGGGCAACCAATCCGACGTCAACGAGGAGTGGCTCGTCGAGAACACCGAGTACGACGACTTCGGAGAACTGGCCGAAGCGCTCGTCGACGAAGAGACGACACTTCGTGACGAGGGACTGTCACCAACACTTCGACTTCACCCACCGCGAGGCGGTCACGAGGGTATCAAAAAGCCAACAATCGAAGGCGGCCAACTCGGAAAACATACAACAGGGGAGATTAACGACCTCCTAGAATCGATGCGATAA
- a CDS encoding uL15m family ribosomal protein, with amino-acid sequence MTSKKRRQRGSRTHSGGSHKNRRGAGHRGGRGRAGRSKHEFHNYEPKGKHGFKRPHDIREEVAEIDVQKLDEDAILYVADDLATETDDGYELDARDIVEDGHEADVVKVLGSGQVRNQLTVTADAFSDAAREKLEEAGGEAVLSERGEERAAEDEDAEADAEQDEE; translated from the coding sequence ATGACGAGCAAAAAACGACGCCAGCGCGGATCGCGCACCCACAGCGGCGGTTCTCACAAGAACCGACGCGGTGCGGGCCACCGCGGTGGCCGCGGCCGTGCAGGACGCAGCAAGCACGAGTTCCACAACTACGAACCGAAAGGCAAACACGGCTTCAAGCGACCGCACGACATCCGCGAGGAAGTCGCAGAGATCGACGTTCAGAAGTTAGACGAGGATGCGATCCTCTACGTCGCGGACGACCTCGCAACGGAGACCGATGACGGCTACGAACTCGACGCTCGAGACATCGTCGAGGACGGCCACGAGGCCGACGTCGTCAAGGTCCTCGGATCGGGTCAGGTCCGCAACCAGCTGACCGTCACCGCGGACGCCTTCTCCGATGCAGCCCGCGAGAAACTCGAAGAAGCGGGCGGCGAGGCGGTCCTCTCCGAACGCGGCGAGGAGCGGGCGGCCGAAGACGAGGACGCCGAAGCCGACGCAGAACAGGACGAGGAATAA
- the secY gene encoding preprotein translocase subunit SecY, translating to MGWKEAAEPVLTRMPAVRRPEGHVPFKRKLMWTAGILMLYFFLTNVSLLGLQTGQSEDLFGQFRAILAGGQGTVLQVGIGPIVTASIVLQLLGGANLLGLDTDDPRDQVLYQGLQKLLVVLMVILTGLPMVFAGGFLPAQSQLQLGGLILGQTQVQVLMFAQIFVGGILILYMDEVVSKWGVGSGIGLFIIAGVSQSLVTGFIQPTSGGFFFDWYRILTGKVEIGSIVSGEGLQNLLLNQGHIIPLLTTLLIFGIVVYAESVRVEIPLSHARVKGARGRFPVKLIYASVLPMILVRAVQANVQFLGQILSSTGQSPGGAITVLGRELSWLGVYSNGQPISGFFYYVAPIYSRSDWTWWTANVSQDAWQVLIRIGIDVTFMVVGGAIFAIFWVETTDMGPESTAQQIQNSGMQIPGFRQNVGVIEKVMERYIPQVTVIGGALVGLLAVWANMLGTIGGVSGTGLLLAVSITYKLYEEIAEEQMMEMHPMMRQMFGNE from the coding sequence ATGGGATGGAAGGAAGCCGCTGAACCGGTCTTGACGCGGATGCCAGCAGTGCGCCGTCCGGAGGGGCACGTTCCCTTCAAGCGAAAGCTGATGTGGACGGCGGGCATCCTCATGTTGTACTTTTTCCTGACGAACGTCTCGCTGCTCGGTTTGCAAACCGGCCAGTCAGAAGACCTCTTCGGCCAGTTCCGTGCGATCCTTGCCGGGGGCCAGGGGACAGTGTTGCAGGTCGGTATCGGACCGATCGTCACCGCGAGCATCGTCTTGCAGTTGCTCGGGGGGGCAAACCTCCTCGGCCTCGACACGGACGATCCGCGCGACCAGGTTCTCTATCAGGGCCTCCAGAAGCTACTGGTCGTCCTGATGGTGATCCTGACCGGGTTGCCGATGGTGTTCGCCGGCGGCTTCCTGCCAGCCCAGAGTCAACTTCAACTCGGCGGACTCATCCTCGGGCAAACGCAGGTCCAGGTGTTGATGTTCGCCCAGATCTTCGTCGGCGGCATCCTCATTCTGTACATGGACGAAGTCGTCAGCAAGTGGGGCGTCGGCAGCGGGATCGGCCTGTTCATCATCGCCGGCGTGAGCCAGAGCCTGGTTACCGGATTTATCCAGCCAACGAGCGGCGGGTTCTTCTTTGACTGGTATCGCATCCTCACCGGCAAGGTAGAGATTGGCTCGATAGTCTCCGGCGAGGGGCTCCAGAACCTGCTATTAAATCAAGGACACATCATCCCACTGCTGACGACGCTGTTGATATTCGGCATCGTCGTCTACGCGGAGTCGGTCCGGGTCGAGATTCCGCTGAGCCACGCCCGGGTCAAAGGCGCACGCGGTCGCTTCCCCGTGAAGCTCATCTACGCGAGCGTCCTCCCGATGATCCTCGTTCGCGCAGTGCAGGCGAACGTTCAGTTCCTCGGACAGATCCTCAGTTCGACCGGTCAATCTCCGGGTGGAGCGATTACAGTGCTCGGCCGCGAACTCTCGTGGCTTGGCGTGTACTCGAACGGACAGCCCATCAGCGGGTTCTTCTACTACGTCGCTCCGATCTATTCGCGTTCGGACTGGACCTGGTGGACGGCAAACGTCTCACAGGACGCGTGGCAAGTGTTGATCCGGATCGGGATCGACGTTACGTTCATGGTCGTCGGTGGCGCGATCTTCGCCATCTTCTGGGTCGAGACGACGGACATGGGTCCGGAATCGACGGCCCAGCAGATCCAGAATTCGGGGATGCAGATACCCGGTTTCCGTCAGAACGTCGGCGTCATCGAGAAGGTCATGGAACGCTATATTCCGCAGGTGACCGTCATCGGCGGCGCGCTGGTCGGCCTGCTTGCCGTCTGGGCGAACATGCTCGGTACCATCGGCGGTGTCAGTGGGACCGGACTGCTGCTTGCCGTCTCCATTACGTACAAACTGTACGAGGAGATTGCCGAGGAGCAGATGATGGAAATGCACCCGATGATGCGCCAGATGTTCGGCAACGAGTAA
- a CDS encoding uracil-DNA glycosylase, producing MTDQPTSDWKFDVEFADALEAVPDDQFDRDRFVPGVGPLSADVMLVGEAPGKQEVNQGEPFVGQAGDQLDRALEEIGFDRTDLYITNLVKVRPPENRDPRVEEIEAWWPVLEAEIERVDPKVLVPLGSFATDELLETDETITDLHGRVFERDVSHTSDSSNGHGPRGHEGRTVVPAFHPAAALYDRSKVDAVKSDLETALELV from the coding sequence ATGACCGACCAGCCCACCAGCGACTGGAAATTCGACGTGGAATTTGCAGACGCGCTCGAGGCGGTACCGGACGACCAGTTCGACCGCGACCGGTTCGTCCCTGGCGTCGGGCCGCTGTCCGCGGACGTGATGCTCGTCGGCGAGGCCCCGGGTAAGCAGGAGGTGAACCAGGGCGAACCGTTCGTCGGCCAGGCCGGGGACCAACTGGATCGGGCGCTCGAGGAGATCGGCTTCGACCGGACGGACCTGTACATTACGAACCTCGTCAAGGTGCGGCCACCCGAGAATCGCGATCCCCGCGTCGAAGAGATCGAAGCCTGGTGGCCGGTTCTCGAGGCCGAGATCGAACGCGTCGATCCGAAGGTGCTCGTTCCGCTGGGGAGTTTCGCGACGGACGAACTCCTCGAGACCGACGAGACCATCACCGATTTACACGGCCGGGTGTTCGAACGGGACGTCTCACACACCTCGGATTCCTCGAACGGACACGGTCCGCGAGGGCACGAGGGGCGGACCGTCGTTCCGGCGTTTCACCCGGCAGCGGCACTGTACGACCGCAGCAAGGTCGATGCCGTCAAGTCCGACCTGGAGACTGCCCTCGAGTTGGTCTGA
- a CDS encoding flippase, with protein MPVTERILEGFKATLGARLVTNVANGVLMLLLARFLLTPDEYGLFFFVIAVLGVAGMVTDLGSARSAARYVSEYKETDEGRVPYILRTSLGYRLILIAIVASTMIVGHEQVAALLNTPEAAPLLLIGGGYLVFQSLNSYGQTLFQGFNRVELSAIVNVANNVTRVGFVVALTVLGLGVVGAMLGYLVGAAFAAIIALILLYRRFYTTYEDDGGEKSLRNRMFRYSIPLTASTSANIIDKRIDTVLVGFFLNPLAVSYYVLSKQITEFVLVPAGSLGFSVSPTYGEQKANGALEEAARIYESTLQYILLLYIPAAVGLILVADPAVRLVFGADYAGAVPVLQLMAIYVVFQAITNVTTNSLDYLGRASDRAMAKGFTAAANAGLNVLLIPRFGVPGAAFATVVTYGIYTTVNVVVMYREIAFDYVRIGRSVALISAISASMGIAVLFLVPYVSNIVALAGVIGLGVGIWGVLVTLSGLVDPRKTLSMLT; from the coding sequence ATGCCGGTCACTGAGCGAATCCTCGAGGGATTCAAGGCGACGCTGGGTGCCCGACTCGTTACGAACGTCGCCAACGGAGTGTTGATGCTGTTACTGGCCCGCTTCTTGCTCACCCCCGACGAGTACGGGCTGTTTTTCTTCGTCATCGCTGTTCTCGGTGTCGCAGGCATGGTGACCGACCTCGGAAGCGCCCGGTCGGCTGCTCGGTACGTGTCCGAATACAAGGAAACCGACGAGGGGAGGGTCCCGTACATCCTCCGGACGTCGCTCGGGTATCGGCTGATACTGATCGCGATCGTCGCCAGCACCATGATAGTCGGCCACGAGCAAGTGGCCGCGTTGCTCAACACCCCGGAGGCAGCGCCGTTGTTGCTGATCGGCGGCGGATATCTCGTCTTCCAGTCGCTGAATTCGTACGGCCAGACGCTCTTTCAGGGGTTCAATCGAGTCGAGCTCAGCGCGATCGTCAACGTGGCCAACAACGTCACGCGAGTCGGATTTGTCGTCGCACTGACCGTTCTCGGACTCGGCGTCGTCGGCGCTATGCTCGGCTATCTGGTCGGCGCGGCATTTGCCGCGATCATCGCACTAATTCTCCTCTATCGGCGATTCTACACGACCTACGAGGACGACGGCGGGGAGAAATCCCTTCGCAATCGCATGTTCCGGTACAGCATCCCGCTGACCGCATCGACCAGTGCGAACATCATCGACAAGCGTATCGATACGGTTCTGGTCGGATTCTTCCTCAATCCGCTCGCGGTGAGTTACTACGTCCTCAGCAAGCAGATAACGGAGTTCGTTCTCGTTCCCGCCGGCTCGCTTGGCTTTTCGGTCTCACCGACGTACGGCGAGCAGAAAGCCAACGGTGCGCTCGAGGAGGCAGCTCGGATATACGAGTCGACGCTGCAGTACATCCTCCTCCTCTACATTCCTGCGGCCGTCGGCCTGATCCTCGTCGCCGATCCTGCCGTCCGACTGGTGTTCGGTGCTGATTACGCCGGGGCCGTGCCGGTCCTCCAGTTGATGGCGATTTACGTGGTCTTTCAGGCGATCACGAATGTGACGACCAACAGCCTCGACTACCTCGGGCGGGCGTCCGACCGCGCGATGGCAAAGGGTTTCACTGCGGCCGCCAACGCCGGCCTCAACGTCCTCCTGATACCGCGCTTCGGCGTTCCGGGTGCGGCGTTCGCGACCGTCGTCACGTATGGTATCTACACCACCGTCAACGTCGTCGTGATGTACCGCGAAATCGCGTTCGACTACGTTCGCATCGGTCGGTCCGTTGCGCTCATCTCCGCGATTTCCGCGAGTATGGGCATCGCAGTGCTGTTTCTCGTCCCGTACGTATCGAATATCGTCGCTCTCGCCGGCGTTATCGGTCTCGGAGTCGGTATCTGGGGCGTCCTCGTCACACTGAGCGGGCTGGTCGATCCCCGAAAAACCCTCTCGATGCTTACCTGA